The following proteins are co-located in the Flammeovirga kamogawensis genome:
- the bamE gene encoding outer membrane protein assembly factor BamE domain-containing protein has protein sequence MKRNIFFLPLIFILVLFSSCAKDSKIKQEDFDMKTWKDDPFACKGDREKLEDDFLSVKDRLLGTSITDIRRILGKPDRVDLDTRSTKQYVYYVTEGSQCKGKVGEEGKSYKIYFDALELVREVSPIL, from the coding sequence ATGAAAAGAAATATATTCTTCCTTCCACTTATTTTTATATTAGTACTTTTTTCATCTTGTGCTAAAGATTCAAAAATCAAACAAGAAGATTTTGATATGAAAACATGGAAAGACGATCCATTTGCATGTAAAGGTGATAGAGAAAAATTGGAAGATGATTTTTTATCTGTTAAAGATAGATTGTTAGGTACAAGTATTACGGATATTAGACGGATCTTAGGTAAACCAGATCGTGTAGATTTAGATACAAGAAGTACTAAGCAATATGTTTATTATGTAACAGAAGGTAGCCAGTGTAAAGGTAAAGTAGGTGAAGAAGGCAAGTCTTACAAAATTTATTTTGATGCTTTAGAATTAGTAAGAGAGGTTTCGCCAATATTATAA
- a CDS encoding AlbA family DNA-binding domain-containing protein: MDLKFLKQLVQEGEGLKIEFKKKAADPVKIMKEVVAFANNYGGYLIVGVADDGRIDGFTDIEGEKYVLEEAIKTRISKKINYQIHIVQVSPIRQVIVFEIDPYHNKPVFLLYNLKRKVGKAYIRVADKSVQMSKLIRRILKGRSRDIDYVFQYGELERMVLKLLDENDFITLNQLIKHGDLSEEDASDVLVNLCLSNILKEVPQDLEDRFKINPKSKLDWKF, encoded by the coding sequence TTGGATCTTAAGTTTTTAAAACAGTTAGTTCAGGAAGGGGAAGGGCTCAAAATTGAGTTTAAGAAAAAGGCTGCAGATCCTGTCAAAATTATGAAAGAGGTAGTAGCCTTTGCTAATAATTATGGTGGCTACTTAATTGTAGGTGTAGCAGATGATGGTAGAATTGATGGCTTTACTGATATTGAGGGAGAAAAATATGTTTTGGAAGAAGCTATAAAAACTCGAATATCTAAAAAAATCAATTATCAAATCCATATAGTACAGGTATCTCCTATTAGGCAGGTAATAGTTTTTGAAATAGACCCCTATCATAATAAGCCTGTTTTTTTACTTTATAATTTAAAAAGGAAAGTAGGTAAAGCTTATATAAGAGTGGCTGATAAAAGTGTTCAGATGAGTAAGCTTATTCGCAGAATACTAAAAGGAAGAAGTAGAGATATTGATTATGTTTTTCAGTATGGAGAGCTAGAACGTATGGTTCTAAAACTTTTAGATGAAAATGATTTTATTACTTTAAATCAATTAATAAAACATGGAGACCTTTCTGAAGAAGATGCATCTGATGTTTTAGTCAATTTATGTTTATCTAATATTTTAAAGGAAGTACCACAAGATTTAGAAGATCGATTTAAAATAAACCCTAAATCAAAACTAGATTGGAAGTTCTAA
- the porX gene encoding T9SS response regulator signal transducer PorX, with amino-acid sequence MSQQKILWADDEIDLLKPHILFLTKKGYDVTPVLSGLDAIEKCEEEEFDIIFLDENMPGMTGLEALEQIKRIKPNIPVVMITKSEEEYIMEDAIGAKIADYLIKPINPKQILLSVKRLLDTRKLVTEKTNSAYQQDFQSIMMSFMNDMDWDDWVETYKKLVYWDLEINQTESKSMSEVFEMQKNEANHNFCRFIKDNYVDWMEETEGRPVLSPELLPEKVFPYVKENDESVFFILVDNLRYDQWKVIEPLIADLYNIKEEVYCPILPTTTAYARNAIFSGLMPAEIEATYPEWWVNDNDDESKNNYEEQLLGEQLLRNGINDKYSYNKIIRASQGKQLNEQINTLMHKKFNAVVYNFVDMLSHARTDTNMVRELAPDEAAYRSITKSWFEHSTLYEMLRILAEKDCKVYITTDHGTVRTRKPYKIVGDRETNTNLRYKQGKNLSYNKKGVLVAKHPEDFGLPKNEVSTSYVFAMEDTFFAYPNNYNYYVSYYKDTFQHGGVSIDEMIIPFIELSKK; translated from the coding sequence ATGAGCCAACAAAAAATATTATGGGCCGATGATGAAATCGACTTATTGAAACCTCATATTTTATTCCTTACTAAAAAAGGATATGATGTTACACCCGTTTTAAGTGGGCTTGATGCAATAGAAAAATGTGAAGAAGAAGAATTCGACATAATTTTCTTGGATGAAAATATGCCCGGTATGACCGGACTTGAAGCACTTGAGCAGATTAAAAGAATTAAGCCAAATATTCCTGTAGTAATGATTACTAAAAGTGAAGAGGAATATATTATGGAGGATGCAATAGGTGCTAAAATTGCTGATTATTTAATTAAACCAATCAACCCTAAACAGATATTACTCTCCGTAAAAAGATTACTTGATACGAGAAAACTTGTAACAGAAAAAACTAATTCTGCTTATCAACAAGATTTTCAAAGTATCATGATGTCATTTATGAATGATATGGATTGGGACGATTGGGTAGAAACTTATAAAAAGCTAGTCTATTGGGATTTAGAAATCAATCAGACAGAAAGTAAAAGTATGAGTGAGGTCTTTGAAATGCAGAAAAATGAAGCAAATCATAATTTCTGTAGATTTATTAAAGACAACTATGTTGATTGGATGGAAGAAACTGAAGGTAGACCAGTTTTGTCTCCTGAATTACTTCCCGAAAAGGTCTTCCCTTATGTTAAAGAAAACGACGAAAGTGTATTCTTTATACTAGTAGATAATCTTAGATACGATCAATGGAAAGTAATAGAACCTTTAATTGCTGATTTATATAATATCAAAGAAGAAGTTTACTGTCCAATTTTACCAACTACTACAGCTTATGCACGTAATGCAATATTCTCGGGATTAATGCCTGCTGAAATTGAAGCGACGTACCCTGAATGGTGGGTGAATGATAATGATGACGAAAGTAAAAATAATTACGAAGAACAACTTCTAGGCGAACAATTACTTCGCAATGGTATAAACGATAAATACAGCTACAATAAGATTATTAGAGCTTCGCAAGGAAAGCAACTTAATGAGCAAATAAATACATTAATGCATAAGAAGTTTAATGCTGTTGTATATAACTTTGTTGATATGCTTTCACACGCAAGAACAGATACCAATATGGTAAGAGAGCTTGCTCCTGATGAAGCTGCTTATAGATCAATTACAAAATCTTGGTTTGAACATTCAACTTTATATGAAATGTTGAGAATTCTTGCTGAAAAAGATTGTAAAGTATATATCACTACAGATCATGGTACTGTAAGAACACGAAAACCTTATAAAATTGTTGGAGATCGTGAAACGAATACAAACTTAAGATATAAGCAAGGCAAGAATCTTTCTTACAATAAAAAAGGAGTATTAGTTGCTAAACATCCAGAAGATTTTGGCTTACCTAAAAATGAGGTTTCTACTTCTTATGTATTTGCAATGGAAGATACGTTTTTTGCTTATCCTAATAACTATAATTATTATGTTAGTTATTATAAAGATACCTTCCAACATGGTGGTGTTTCTATTGATGAAATGATAATTCCTTTTATTGAATTATCTAAAAAATAA
- a CDS encoding Dabb family protein: MINHTVLFKLKEEASEDQIQGMIDALQALSGKIDELKEIQVKKNFSDRSQGYSVILFSLFEDKAALDRYQVHPAHVEVVGANVKPILESLAVADIEY; this comes from the coding sequence ATGATTAATCATACCGTTTTATTTAAGTTAAAAGAAGAAGCTTCAGAAGATCAAATTCAAGGAATGATAGATGCTCTTCAAGCATTATCAGGAAAAATTGATGAGTTGAAAGAAATTCAAGTAAAGAAAAACTTCTCAGATAGATCTCAGGGTTATTCTGTAATTTTATTTTCTTTATTTGAAGATAAAGCAGCTTTAGATCGTTACCAAGTTCACCCTGCACATGTAGAAGTTGTAGGTGCTAATGTAAAACCTATACTTGAGAGTTTAGCAGTTGCAGATATTGAATATTAA
- a CDS encoding phosphoadenylyl-sulfate reductase yields the protein MSSQSIITQASAVTFDQRVDEIAKQVAKYHKAGKKIFASSSFQPQSVVLLDIISRVDKTIPIYFLDTNYHFPETIAFRDQLAEKLGLNIIDIKSDIPVDKQVDENGQPLHATQPDKCCHINKVAPLEDVLPQFDVWINGIRKGQSSVRAQMQKEEEGKHGILRYHPILDWDSKMVFQYINERKLPLHSLVAKGYFSVGCLPCTGKADPTKPLWSDDRSGRWQGQQKTECGLHTSL from the coding sequence ATGTCATCGCAGAGCATTATTACACAAGCTTCAGCAGTAACATTTGATCAGCGTGTTGATGAAATCGCGAAGCAGGTGGCTAAATATCATAAAGCTGGTAAGAAGATTTTCGCAAGTTCTTCTTTCCAACCGCAAAGTGTGGTGCTATTAGATATTATCAGTAGAGTTGATAAAACAATACCGATATATTTTTTAGATACAAACTATCACTTTCCAGAAACAATTGCATTTAGAGATCAATTGGCTGAAAAGCTTGGATTAAATATTATTGATATTAAATCTGACATACCAGTTGACAAGCAAGTTGATGAAAATGGTCAGCCATTACACGCTACTCAACCTGATAAATGTTGCCATATTAATAAGGTTGCTCCTTTAGAAGATGTACTACCTCAATTTGACGTTTGGATTAACGGCATTAGAAAAGGTCAGTCTTCTGTTAGAGCACAAATGCAGAAAGAAGAAGAAGGGAAACATGGTATCCTAAGATATCACCCTATTTTAGATTGGGATTCAAAAATGGTTTTCCAATATATAAACGAAAGAAAACTACCATTGCACTCTCTTGTTGCTAAAGGGTATTTTAGTGTTGGATGTTTACCTTGTACAGGAAAAGCTGACCCTACTAAACCTCTATGGTCTGATGACAGATCAGGACGTTGGCAAGGACAACAAAAAACAGAATGTGGTTTACACACTAGTTTATAA
- a CDS encoding SPOR domain-containing protein, with protein MIIRNKILNLYLFNLIFIGLLFVSSTTSIAQEVTEGQTYSPAGLSQEPVNVKSELFPTSSDEVGDTTFTIYGDASVPFKIYFVNGAQYDNIFNPNPTGIILNGREFNFFCSMEKSIRQNYSNVLEAKEFDYLGKSYLMLISFREDCLGDNCRYRCYNVFDITDKQSIRQTSFSSLFQGTDSFGDFNNDGKLDFLRVAPKPPKDHIAGEVVTNYLITSYTMRRGIPRQLTDQGNTYYLYVKGTEDVSNFNVLQAYWFFNIKNKDGENAEPTTYFAEYISFDPMYRYLYNPNGVRIEKNRWSVLVTDVGDLESAQEHCHIVNEYNIEDVFIMIDQYSGDITYQVFAGNFVSRESAEAYLKQLQTYGVDGQLVDFLKSY; from the coding sequence ATGATTATCAGAAATAAAATATTAAATCTTTATTTATTTAATTTAATATTTATTGGGTTACTATTTGTTAGTTCAACAACTAGTATTGCTCAAGAAGTTACCGAAGGTCAGACATATTCCCCTGCAGGTTTATCACAAGAACCTGTAAATGTAAAAAGTGAATTATTCCCAACTTCATCGGATGAAGTTGGTGATACAACTTTCACGATTTATGGTGATGCATCCGTTCCATTCAAAATTTATTTTGTAAATGGAGCACAGTATGATAACATATTTAATCCTAACCCTACAGGGATTATTTTGAATGGAAGAGAATTTAATTTTTTCTGTTCGATGGAAAAATCAATTCGTCAAAATTATTCAAATGTTTTAGAAGCAAAAGAATTTGATTATTTAGGCAAAAGTTACCTTATGCTAATCTCTTTTAGAGAGGATTGTTTAGGAGATAATTGTCGTTACAGATGCTATAATGTATTTGATATAACAGATAAACAGTCAATTCGTCAAACTTCTTTTTCAAGTTTATTTCAAGGAACTGATAGTTTTGGTGATTTTAACAACGACGGTAAATTAGATTTTTTACGTGTTGCACCTAAGCCTCCTAAAGATCATATTGCAGGAGAAGTGGTTACAAATTACTTAATCACCTCTTATACTATGAGGAGAGGTATTCCAAGACAATTAACAGATCAAGGTAATACGTACTATTTGTATGTAAAAGGAACAGAAGATGTTTCTAATTTCAATGTTCTTCAAGCTTATTGGTTCTTTAATATAAAGAACAAGGATGGCGAAAATGCTGAACCTACAACATACTTTGCAGAGTACATTTCATTTGATCCAATGTATAGGTATCTATACAATCCAAATGGAGTGAGGATAGAAAAAAACCGATGGTCTGTACTTGTTACAGATGTTGGTGATTTAGAATCTGCACAGGAACATTGTCACATCGTAAATGAATACAACATAGAAGATGTATTTATTATGATTGATCAATACAGTGGTGATATTACCTATCAGGTGTTTGCAGGAAATTTTGTAAGTAGAGAAAGTGCTGAAGCATACCTTAAGCAGTTACAAACTTACGGAGTTGATGGGCAACTGGTTGATTTCTTAAAGTCTTACTAA
- a CDS encoding tetratricopeptide repeat protein gives MRLSKLNIIITLFCSIFFLNEGIAQNSEAKAHLETADFLLANNRYSEALDELEKAIQANPTDGSVYFKKANTYLAVTKFSEAITTLESCVQADPSYFRAYEMLGDLYSQRKQPIKAVNFYDLAFQKDPSIDQRYLYKLKILDILDQANRHRFSKPHIDDVRSLNLVESFDLDYYEAMYWNEMDSPEKAEELMAKIIGDIEPLSGNERYYYQYIWALFSQGKYSEASQWMDKITTSEAEAMFMIFREDYYFSLADTYFEVMDYEKSQQMIDITLGINSSYIEAFDLQKQLAAIHTNKTKVIAAQDRALMAEKDIKKRSAKLLELAILNYQAADYSTAYIHLEEFQNALPQNERNINVIFIKTMCEKNLMQVGASTEKLKKVIHNPSINPPTKAKYNFAIALVYKEVGDYKQAENFLKAAYGGSFKNTVRYEFSEIQKLKDMKEIEAMN, from the coding sequence ATGAGACTATCTAAATTAAATATTATTATTACGTTATTCTGCTCAATATTTTTTCTAAATGAAGGTATTGCTCAAAATAGCGAAGCTAAGGCACATCTAGAGACTGCAGATTTTTTATTAGCAAATAATCGATATTCAGAAGCTCTAGATGAATTAGAAAAGGCAATTCAAGCAAATCCAACAGATGGAAGTGTTTACTTTAAAAAAGCAAATACATATTTAGCTGTTACAAAATTTAGTGAAGCTATAACAACTTTAGAAAGTTGCGTTCAAGCAGATCCAAGCTATTTTAGAGCTTATGAAATGCTAGGAGATTTATATTCACAAAGAAAGCAACCAATTAAAGCGGTTAATTTTTATGACCTTGCTTTCCAAAAAGATCCAAGTATTGATCAGAGATATTTATATAAATTAAAAATTTTAGATATTCTTGATCAAGCTAACAGACATCGTTTTTCAAAACCTCATATTGATGATGTTAGATCATTAAACTTAGTAGAGTCTTTTGATCTTGATTATTATGAAGCTATGTATTGGAATGAAATGGATAGCCCAGAAAAAGCAGAAGAATTAATGGCTAAGATTATTGGCGATATTGAACCGCTTTCTGGAAATGAACGTTACTACTATCAATATATTTGGGCACTTTTCTCTCAAGGAAAGTATTCTGAAGCAAGCCAATGGATGGATAAAATTACAACTTCAGAAGCAGAAGCAATGTTTATGATCTTTAGAGAAGATTACTATTTTAGTTTAGCTGATACTTATTTTGAGGTAATGGACTATGAAAAGAGTCAGCAAATGATTGATATTACTTTAGGTATCAACTCTTCTTATATCGAAGCATTTGATCTTCAAAAACAACTTGCAGCTATTCATACAAATAAAACAAAGGTTATTGCTGCTCAAGATAGAGCTTTAATGGCAGAGAAAGATATAAAAAAGCGTTCTGCAAAATTATTGGAATTAGCTATTTTAAATTATCAAGCTGCTGATTATTCTACAGCATATATTCATTTAGAAGAATTCCAAAATGCTTTACCACAAAATGAAAGAAACATTAATGTAATTTTCATTAAAACAATGTGCGAGAAAAACCTAATGCAAGTAGGTGCTTCTACAGAGAAATTAAAAAAGGTTATTCATAACCCAAGTATAAATCCTCCTACAAAAGCAAAGTATAATTTTGCAATCGCACTTGTTTACAAAGAAGTTGGAGATTATAAGCAAGCAGAGAATTTCTTAAAAGCTGCTTATGGTGGATCGTTTAAAAATACGGTTCGATATGAATTCTCAGAAATTCAAAAGTTAAAAGACATGAAGGAAATAGAGGCAATGAACTAA
- a CDS encoding methylmalonyl-CoA mutase family protein: MTTQINNQPYKPKHKIRLVTAGSLFDGHDASINIMRRIMQSTGAEIIHLGHNRSAQEIVDCAIQEDVQGIAITSYQGGHLEYFKYIHDLLKERGADYIGLYGGGGGTILPSEIKELHNYGINRIYSPDDGRLMGLQGMINDILKQCDHPTGEKVNKELLNLEKKSHRNLGRIISAIENFKSDNSEILDTIKEKANLSNTPVLGITGTGGAGKSSLVDELIRRFLLASSDKQIAIISVDPSKRKTGGALLGDRIRMNAIADNRIYMRSLATRQAHIALSEHIQEVINLMKAAKFDLIILETSGIGQSGTEIIDFSDVSLYVMTPEYGAATQLEKIDMLDYADIIALNKFDKKGAQDALRDVCKQYRRNHNQFELPDESTPVFGTMASQFNDSGVNQLYNKLAELLNAKSSALQLTKIDQGSLEERYHIIPPARVRYLSEISDVVRNYNLIVSEQAEIADKLYGLQKAIEVIKSDITTKNVLEGAFSSLKKQLDHEVIDLIEGWKSKVDAYNQDTFTYQVRGKDINVAAKSTSLSGTKITKVCLPKYSGWGDITKWAMQENVPGEFPFTAGVFPFKRTGEDPTRMFAGEGNPERTNKRFHYLSEGQPAARLSTAFDSVTLYGEDPAFRPDIYGKIGNSGVNVCCLDDAKRLYSGFDLCAVSTSVSMTINGPAATMTAFFMNAAIDQQCELYIHKNGLLEATKKKIKAIFKDGKQPTYRTELPSNHNGLGLLLLGVTGDQVLPLDIYQKIKATTIAKVRGTVQADILKEDQAQNTCIFSTEFSLRLMGDMQEYFTKEKIKNFYSVSISGYHIAEAGANPISQLAFTLANGFTFIEYYLNRGMKIDDFAPNFSFFFSNGVDPEYAVIGRVARRIWAKALKYKYKAADRSQKLKYHIQTSGRSLHAQEIAFNDIRTTLQALYAIYDNCNSLHTNAYDEAITTPTEESVRRAVAIQLIINKELGLTKNENPIQGAFIIEELTDLVEEAVMAEFDRITERGGVLGAMETMYQRSKIQEESLYYETLKHNGEFPIIGVNTFLSKNGSPTVIPEEVIRSTKEEKDEQIYSLEKSQEFYKEETVKALADLQHKALEQQNTFDALMEASKVCSLGQITAALFNVGGQYRRNM; this comes from the coding sequence ATGACCACACAGATTAACAACCAACCTTACAAACCTAAACATAAAATTAGGCTTGTAACGGCAGGATCTTTATTTGATGGACACGATGCTTCCATCAACATCATGCGTAGAATTATGCAATCTACGGGTGCAGAAATCATACACCTTGGTCACAATCGTTCCGCACAAGAAATTGTAGATTGTGCAATTCAAGAAGATGTACAAGGTATTGCAATTACTTCTTATCAAGGAGGTCACTTAGAGTACTTTAAATATATTCATGACCTTCTAAAAGAAAGAGGTGCTGACTATATTGGTCTTTATGGAGGAGGTGGCGGCACTATACTTCCGTCAGAAATTAAAGAGCTTCATAATTATGGGATCAACCGTATTTACTCTCCAGATGATGGTAGGTTAATGGGGTTACAGGGAATGATTAATGACATTTTAAAACAATGTGACCACCCTACAGGAGAGAAAGTAAATAAAGAATTATTAAACCTTGAGAAGAAATCTCATCGTAATCTTGGAAGAATTATTTCTGCAATAGAAAATTTCAAATCAGATAATTCGGAAATACTTGATACTATAAAAGAAAAAGCTAACTTATCTAATACCCCTGTTTTAGGGATAACAGGAACAGGAGGTGCTGGTAAATCTAGCCTTGTTGATGAATTAATTCGTCGCTTTTTATTAGCTTCCAGCGATAAGCAGATTGCTATTATCTCTGTAGATCCATCAAAAAGAAAAACAGGAGGTGCTTTATTAGGTGATAGAATTAGGATGAATGCAATTGCTGACAATCGTATTTATATGCGTTCTTTAGCTACTAGACAAGCACATATTGCTTTATCAGAACATATTCAAGAGGTTATAAATTTGATGAAAGCGGCAAAGTTCGATTTAATCATTTTAGAAACATCTGGGATTGGTCAGTCTGGAACTGAAATAATAGATTTTAGTGATGTTTCATTATATGTAATGACTCCTGAATATGGTGCCGCAACTCAATTAGAAAAAATTGATATGCTTGATTATGCAGACATCATTGCTTTAAATAAATTTGATAAAAAAGGAGCTCAAGATGCTCTACGTGATGTCTGTAAACAATACCGAAGAAATCATAATCAATTTGAATTACCAGATGAGAGCACACCTGTATTTGGTACGATGGCTTCTCAATTTAACGATAGTGGAGTCAATCAATTATACAATAAATTAGCAGAACTTCTTAACGCTAAAAGTTCTGCTTTACAATTAACTAAAATTGATCAAGGTTCTTTAGAAGAACGCTACCATATTATTCCTCCCGCAAGAGTTCGTTATCTATCAGAGATTTCTGATGTTGTAAGAAACTACAACCTAATAGTATCTGAACAAGCTGAAATAGCAGATAAATTGTACGGTTTACAAAAAGCTATTGAGGTTATTAAAAGTGATATCACCACAAAAAACGTACTTGAAGGTGCTTTTTCTTCCTTAAAAAAACAACTGGATCATGAAGTTATTGATCTTATTGAAGGGTGGAAAAGTAAAGTAGACGCGTACAATCAAGATACTTTTACTTACCAAGTAAGAGGAAAGGATATAAATGTTGCTGCAAAAAGCACCTCTTTATCTGGCACTAAAATTACTAAAGTTTGCCTCCCTAAATATAGTGGATGGGGAGATATTACAAAATGGGCAATGCAAGAAAATGTACCAGGTGAATTTCCGTTTACTGCAGGTGTATTTCCTTTTAAAAGAACTGGTGAAGATCCAACAAGAATGTTTGCTGGAGAAGGTAATCCTGAAAGAACTAATAAACGCTTTCACTATTTATCTGAAGGACAACCAGCTGCTCGATTATCTACGGCTTTTGATTCTGTTACATTATACGGAGAAGACCCTGCCTTTAGACCAGATATTTATGGTAAAATTGGTAATTCTGGTGTAAATGTTTGTTGTTTAGACGATGCAAAAAGGTTGTATTCTGGCTTTGACCTTTGTGCTGTAAGTACTTCTGTGTCTATGACAATAAATGGGCCTGCAGCAACAATGACGGCTTTCTTTATGAATGCTGCAATTGACCAACAATGTGAATTATATATTCATAAAAATGGTTTACTTGAAGCTACAAAGAAAAAGATAAAAGCCATTTTCAAAGATGGTAAACAACCAACTTATAGAACTGAACTACCATCTAACCACAATGGGCTAGGGTTACTCCTTCTTGGTGTTACTGGAGATCAGGTTCTTCCTTTGGATATTTATCAAAAAATTAAGGCGACAACAATTGCTAAAGTTAGAGGTACTGTTCAAGCTGATATTCTAAAAGAAGATCAGGCACAAAATACATGCATATTCTCAACTGAATTTTCTTTACGCCTAATGGGCGATATGCAAGAGTATTTCACTAAAGAAAAAATTAAAAACTTTTATTCTGTTTCAATCTCTGGATATCATATTGCGGAAGCAGGAGCCAATCCAATTTCTCAATTAGCTTTTACCTTGGCAAATGGATTTACATTCATAGAATATTATTTAAATAGAGGGATGAAAATTGATGATTTCGCACCTAATTTCTCTTTCTTCTTTTCTAATGGTGTTGATCCGGAATATGCTGTCATTGGAAGAGTAGCAAGAAGAATATGGGCAAAAGCATTAAAATATAAATATAAGGCTGCCGATAGATCTCAAAAGCTAAAGTATCATATACAAACTTCTGGAAGGTCACTCCATGCACAAGAAATTGCTTTTAATGATATTAGAACAACTCTACAAGCATTATATGCCATTTATGACAACTGTAACTCATTACACACAAATGCATATGATGAAGCAATTACCACACCGACTGAAGAGTCTGTACGAAGGGCTGTTGCTATTCAATTAATTATAAATAAGGAGCTTGGGCTTACAAAAAATGAAAATCCAATTCAAGGTGCTTTTATTATTGAAGAACTGACTGATTTAGTTGAAGAAGCTGTAATGGCAGAGTTTGATCGAATTACTGAAAGAGGTGGTGTTCTTGGTGCTATGGAAACAATGTACCAACGTTCAAAAATTCAAGAAGAATCTTTGTATTATGAAACACTTAAACACAATGGAGAATTTCCTATAATTGGCGTAAATACATTCCTTTCAAAAAATGGTTCACCAACTGTAATTCCAGAAGAGGTAATACGTTCTACCAAAGAAGAAAAGGATGAACAAATTTATTCATTAGAAAAGTCTCAAGAGTTTTACAAAGAGGAAACGGTAAAAGCTTTAGCTGATTTACAGCATAAAGCTTTGGAACAACAAAATACTTTTGATGCATTAATGGAAGCTTCTAAGGTATGTTCTTTAGGACAGATAACTGCTGCACTTTTTAATGTAGGCGGACAGTATAGAAGAAATATGTAA
- a CDS encoding sensor histidine kinase has product MSLQLKNKIKQDTVWQVLLILAYFFLTFNFFNERFGSQYALMKTLLLIGSQIFIWQININYLLPQLLLKKKNIIYILVLFAMVIIISFLYQKIERYIIDSWKLSVREELMFPFDDPEFRNRSNRPGIKKLKRGFKLFESSYNLILFSVVALASTAYKMTTYSLKQENEASSLREEKVKSEMDFLKSQVNPHFLFNVLNNIYSLSFLKSDKTPDVVLQLSDMLRYMLYDTGTATVPLQKEIDYLNNFIGLHILKDDAIKENIAIDWDIQNSNLPIAPLLFAPFIENAFKHSHIEDEINGWIKISLSSSLDGQITFKINNSKPLKKLSKDKQGGIGLENVKKRLNLQYKNKHSMAIHDSSKEYSIILNINTQ; this is encoded by the coding sequence AGTCAATATGCATTGATGAAAACGTTATTATTGATTGGTTCTCAAATATTCATTTGGCAAATCAACATTAATTATCTTCTACCCCAATTGTTACTCAAAAAAAAGAATATTATATATATCCTTGTATTATTTGCAATGGTAATAATTATTTCTTTTCTGTATCAAAAAATTGAACGATATATAATTGATTCTTGGAAACTATCTGTTAGAGAAGAATTAATGTTTCCTTTTGACGACCCTGAATTTAGAAATAGATCTAATAGACCCGGAATTAAAAAATTAAAAAGAGGATTTAAACTATTCGAATCTTCTTATAATTTAATTCTATTTAGTGTGGTTGCATTGGCTTCTACTGCATACAAAATGACTACATACAGCCTTAAACAAGAAAATGAAGCTTCTAGTTTAAGGGAAGAAAAAGTAAAATCAGAGATGGATTTCCTTAAATCTCAAGTGAACCCACATTTCTTATTTAATGTTTTAAATAATATCTACTCACTTTCTTTCCTAAAATCTGATAAAACTCCTGATGTTGTTTTACAACTATCGGATATGCTTAGGTATATGCTTTATGATACGGGAACTGCAACTGTCCCCCTACAAAAAGAAATAGATTACCTTAATAATTTTATCGGGTTACATATTCTTAAAGATGATGCTATTAAAGAAAATATTGCCATCGATTGGGACATTCAAAATAGTAATTTACCTATAGCACCATTGTTATTTGCTCCTTTTATAGAAAATGCTTTTAAACATAGTCATATTGAAGATGAAATAAATGGATGGATCAAAATTTCACTTTCTTCATCTTTAGACGGTCAAATTACTTTCAAGATTAATAATAGCAAACCTTTAAAAAAATTATCAAAAGATAAACAAGGAGGAATAGGTTTGGAGAATGTAAAAAAACGTCTCAACTTGCAATACAAGAATAAACACTCAATGGCAATACATGATTCATCTAAAGAGTATTCCATTATACTAAATATAAACACACAATAA